From the genome of Paucidesulfovibrio gracilis DSM 16080, one region includes:
- the selD gene encoding selenide, water dikinase SelD: MAEYELVKRAKAAGUAAKIAPEVLEQTLAGLGDGYSDPRILAGRPGDNEDAVTLRFPEGRALVQSVDFFTPIVNDPHGFGRIAAANALSDIYAMGGEPLSAMNIVCFPVKQLPTELLRAILEGGQEAVLEAGAVPSGGHSVEDDEVKYGLAVSGTVDPEAMATNQGMRPGDYLVLTKPLGTGVLATALKADWEGAEEFERRLIHWCGRLNANAGHVLQRLRLRGATDVTGFGLGGHLLELCQGSACAATLWLDQVPLLDDVLELAGMGLLPAGSICNRNFYLPRCRAASDLDELRRDLLFDAQSSGGLLLAVPPDRLGDCVSMLTDLGEPAFVVGRARKPGAEGEPLLEIAARREE; the protein is encoded by the coding sequence ATGGCTGAGTACGAATTGGTCAAGCGCGCCAAAGCTGCGGGCTGAGCAGCCAAAATCGCTCCGGAGGTACTGGAGCAAACATTGGCGGGGCTGGGCGACGGCTATTCCGATCCCCGCATCCTGGCCGGACGTCCTGGCGACAACGAGGACGCGGTCACCTTGCGTTTTCCCGAAGGGCGCGCCCTGGTGCAGAGCGTGGACTTTTTTACGCCCATTGTGAACGATCCGCACGGGTTCGGGCGCATTGCCGCGGCCAATGCCCTGTCCGACATCTACGCCATGGGCGGCGAACCGCTCTCGGCCATGAACATTGTCTGTTTCCCGGTCAAACAACTGCCCACGGAGCTGTTGCGCGCCATTTTGGAAGGCGGGCAGGAAGCGGTACTGGAGGCCGGGGCTGTGCCGTCCGGCGGCCACAGCGTGGAAGACGACGAAGTGAAATACGGGCTTGCGGTTTCCGGCACCGTGGATCCCGAGGCCATGGCCACGAATCAGGGCATGCGGCCCGGGGACTACCTGGTGCTCACCAAGCCGCTGGGTACCGGGGTGCTGGCCACGGCCCTGAAGGCGGACTGGGAGGGAGCCGAGGAGTTCGAGCGCCGTTTGATCCACTGGTGCGGGCGGCTCAATGCCAATGCCGGACATGTTTTGCAGCGTCTTCGCCTGCGTGGAGCCACGGACGTGACCGGCTTTGGTCTGGGCGGCCATTTGCTGGAGCTGTGCCAGGGCAGTGCCTGCGCGGCCACGCTTTGGCTGGATCAGGTGCCGCTTCTGGATGATGTGCTGGAGCTGGCGGGCATGGGGCTTTTGCCTGCGGGGTCGATCTGCAACCGCAATTTTTATCTGCCCCGTTGCCGGGCGGCTTCCGATCTGGACGAACTGCGGCGGGATTTGCTCTTTGACGCCCAGTCCTCGGGCGGTTTGTTGCTGGCGGTGCCGCCGGACCGTTTGGGGGATTGTGTTTCCATGCTCACGGACCTGGGCGAGCCGGCCTTTGTGGTGGGCCGCGCCCGGAAGCCCGGAGCCGAAGGGGAGCCGCTGTTGGAAATTGCGGCCCGGCGTGAGGAATAG